Below is a window of Candidatus Methylomirabilota bacterium DNA.
GGCTGCGAGACGCCAAGCAGCGCAGCCACCGCGGCCTGCTTCAATCCGCGCGCCGTGATCACCTGCTGCAAGTGGGCCAGGAGCTCGGCGCGCACTTGGAGGTGCGCGGCCTCGTCGCCGGGAAAGCCGAGATCACGGAAGACGTTGCCGCTCGATCGGGTCCGCTGCACCTTCTTCATGAACCACCTATCCTTTCCGGCGCGCCCGCTGCTTCATCAGCTGGCCCAGGCGCTGCCGCGCGAGATCGAGGTCATCCTGCGGCGTTCGCCGCGTCCGCTTCTCAAACACATGCAAGACGTAGACGGCCTCGGC
It encodes the following:
- a CDS encoding helix-turn-helix transcriptional regulator, with protein sequence MKKVQRTRSSGNVFRDLGFPGDEAAHLQVRAELLAHLQQVITARGLKQAAVAALLGVSQPRVSDVMRGRIDLFSIDTLIDMLARLGIRAKLVLHPRRRRASVA